The DNA window CACATAGAAATCGAACAATAAGTAAATACTGTCATGATCACAACTCCAAATTTCCCAATGAGCTGCTCTAAGTTTGGAAAGTGTAGTTACCAGTGTGGCGTCTTTGGTGGATTGCTAAAAAGTGATTGTACTTAAAGACTTTGCCACAGTCTTTACACCGGGCCCCGGGACCGCTGGCGCGCTTTTTCTTTCCACATATCCTCTGGGCTGAACTCTGGTCGTCTTCGTCTCCAAGGAGTTTGTAATCTTTAAGCTTGACCGACCTCCGAATCCTCCGCTTGCTGTACCTACTCAGGCTATCCTGCCCATTCAGCGCCTCGGGGTCACAGTTCTCATCCTTCTCAGCGAGCATCTCCTCCACTCTACCCGGCTCACCAGCGGGCTCGGAGGCCTTTTCCTTTGGGATCTGGGCACTCAGCTCCACACCGTCTCCCTCTCTGACCACAAAGTTTTGTCTATTCTGAACCGAACTGTTCACTCTCAGCTGCACGTCTTCCTCTGCAGCGAGTTCTGATTTCCCCTCCTGCACACTACTGCCTTTTCTTGGTCTTCCCCGCTTCCGTTTTAGGGGATCATTCTTCTTATTAGAAATAACAACCACTGGAGTACCAGTGCCGTTCAGAGCCGGCGCCGTCGGGGAGCTATGCTTAGTCTGGAAGTCCGTGTACGCCTTTATCAGATCATAGACTTTTAAGAACTGAGCAGTAGCCAGGATCTGTTCTGTGGTCTTCTCACTGGCCTGCAGATAACCTGTATAGATAAATTCCAGCAGAATACCAAAGGTGTCTGCAACCATGCCTTCCAACATATAAATAGATTGGCCAATCTCGCCCTCTTCCGCAAACATCATTGAGAAATACTCGCTACTGGCAGCAAGTAAGGCTTTGTGGGCTCGGAAATGCACGTTCTCCACGATGAGAGTAATATCACAGAGAAAGcctctcttcctctgttcctcAAGGCTAGCCAGGACAGTGTGACTGTGAGTGTCTGAGTGTACGACAAGCTGCCCAGAAGGCTCTGGTGCTGTCTCTGCCATTTTCTAGACCAGAATCCGGAGAGGCTTAAAtctgaaataagaaaacaaggtTCATTTAGGAGAAAGTATTGTCTAACAAGACGGTGTTCGTGTTTCAGCTGACACAACCAAGCGTGTCGTTGCCACCTTTTAAAGTCCACTTAGAAACCCAGCCTTGGATTCTCACCCCATTGCGGCTACGGATGCCTCTCCAATATCCACATAACAACCTCT is part of the Peromyscus leucopus breed LL Stock chromosome 8a, UCI_PerLeu_2.1, whole genome shotgun sequence genome and encodes:
- the Zbtb24 gene encoding zinc finger and BTB domain-containing protein 24 isoform X2, with the protein product MAETAPEPSGQLVVHSDTHSHTVLASLEEQRKRGFLCDITLIVENVHFRAHKALLAASSEYFSMMFAEEGEIGQSIYMLEGMVADTFGILLEFIYTGYLQASEKTTEQILATAQFLKVYDLIKAYTDFQTKHSSPTAPALNGTGTPVVVISNKKNDPLKRKRGRPRKGSSVQEGKSELAAEEDVQLRVNSSVQNRQNFVVREGDGVELSAQIPKEKASEPAGEPGRVEEMLAEKDENCDPEALNGQDSLSRYSKRRIRRSVKLKDYKLLGDEDDQSSAQRICGKKKRASGPGARCKDCGKVFKYNHFLAIHQRRHTGERPFTCGECGKGFAQKHSLQVHTRMHTGERPYTCTVCSKALTTKHSLLEHMSLHSGQKSFTCDQCGKYFSQKRQLKSHYRVHTGQCFNTDH